A window of Gloeocapsopsis sp. IPPAS B-1203 contains these coding sequences:
- a CDS encoding CmpA/NrtA family ABC transporter substrate-binding protein has protein sequence MSEFPKQSRRKFLLTAGASTVGSIFLKGCLGNPPGTTVSTTQVQQVAATNIDPAQAPETPRIKLGYIPIVEAAPLIVAKEKGFFAKYGMTEVEISKQANWGSARDNVEIGSAGGGVDGGQWQMPMPYLISEGRITKGNVRIPMYVLCQLNTQGNGIAIANKHQAQGIGLKLAGKESLFAQLKSAGTQFTAAYTFPQANQDLWIRYWLAAGGIDPDSEVKLLTVPAAQTVANMKTGTMDAFSTGDPWPYRIVTDGIGYMAALTAEMWKNHPEEYLAIRAEWVDKHPKAAKALLKGIMEAQQWCDNFDNRQELTQILSSRNYFNVPAEVLLDPFMGKIDMGDRVIDDRSMATLYWKDERGSVSYPYKSHDLWFLTESVRWGFLPPDTLTNANALIDKVNREDLWKEAAQELSIAAADIPTSTSRGVEQFFDGISFDPANPNAYLQSLKIKRVNV, from the coding sequence ATGAGCGAATTTCCAAAGCAATCTCGTCGTAAGTTTCTTTTAACGGCTGGAGCATCTACGGTAGGGTCAATTTTCCTTAAAGGATGTTTAGGAAACCCGCCTGGAACAACGGTTAGCACAACTCAAGTTCAACAAGTAGCGGCTACAAATATTGATCCGGCACAGGCTCCAGAAACTCCCAGAATTAAGTTAGGCTACATCCCAATTGTAGAAGCGGCTCCCTTAATTGTGGCAAAAGAAAAAGGTTTTTTTGCTAAGTATGGAATGACTGAAGTTGAAATATCAAAACAAGCAAACTGGGGTTCAGCTAGAGATAACGTTGAAATTGGTTCAGCAGGTGGTGGCGTGGATGGCGGACAATGGCAAATGCCGATGCCTTATCTCATTTCTGAAGGTAGAATTACCAAAGGCAATGTCCGAATTCCAATGTACGTTTTATGTCAGCTAAATACACAAGGAAACGGAATTGCGATCGCCAATAAACATCAAGCCCAAGGTATTGGACTAAAACTTGCAGGTAAAGAATCATTATTCGCGCAATTAAAATCAGCAGGAACTCAATTTACAGCAGCTTATACTTTCCCGCAAGCTAATCAAGATTTATGGATTCGCTACTGGCTAGCAGCAGGTGGCATTGATCCAGATAGTGAAGTGAAATTATTGACAGTCCCCGCCGCGCAAACCGTCGCCAACATGAAAACAGGAACAATGGATGCATTTAGCACCGGCGATCCTTGGCCTTACCGTATTGTGACAGATGGTATTGGTTACATGGCGGCATTAACCGCAGAGATGTGGAAAAATCACCCTGAAGAATATCTAGCAATTCGGGCGGAATGGGTAGACAAACATCCCAAAGCAGCAAAAGCTTTATTAAAGGGAATCATGGAAGCCCAACAATGGTGTGATAACTTTGATAATCGCCAAGAACTGACACAAATTCTTTCGAGCAGAAACTACTTTAATGTCCCAGCGGAAGTGCTTTTAGATCCGTTTATGGGCAAGATCGATATGGGCGATCGCGTGATCGATGACCGCTCAATGGCAACACTCTACTGGAAAGACGAACGCGGAAGTGTTTCTTATCCTTACAAGAGTCACGATCTTTGGTTTTTAACCGAAAGCGTCCGCTGGGGCTTTTTACCGCCCGATACATTAACAAATGCTAATGCTTTAATCGATAAAGTCAATCGCGAAGATTTGTGGAAAGAAGCAGCACAAGAACTGAGTATCGCCGCCGCAGATATTCCCACTAGCACTTCACGCGGTGTAGAACAATTTTTTGATGGTATCTCATTCGATCCAGCAAATCCTAACGCTTATCTTCAGAGTTTAAAAATTAAGCGAGTCAATGTTTAA
- the ntrB gene encoding nitrate ABC transporter permease codes for MTTLRTRPARGLQNPWISRINKQFPDLIPPIVAIAIFLIIWQLFSLTPGATLPGPIQVVQDTWILIFWPFFDLGGTNVGLFWQILASLQRVAISYVLAAIVGIGLGILIGTSKLMSKALDPIFQLLRTVPPLAWVPISLAALRQNEPAALFVIFITAIWPILINTAVGVKQIPQDYNNVAKVLQLTRKEYFFNILIPAALPYIFTGLRIAIGLAWLAIIAAEIVMSGIVGIGFFIWEAYQNNNVSEVILALVYIGIVGLLLDKLMAWIETLIVPQGQKT; via the coding sequence ATGACAACGTTACGCACCCGTCCAGCTAGAGGTTTACAAAATCCTTGGATATCGCGGATTAATAAACAATTTCCCGATCTTATACCGCCAATCGTTGCGATCGCCATCTTCCTAATAATCTGGCAACTATTTTCTTTAACACCTGGTGCAACTCTACCTGGACCGATTCAAGTTGTTCAAGATACCTGGATACTGATTTTTTGGCCTTTCTTTGACTTGGGTGGAACAAATGTAGGTTTATTCTGGCAAATTCTTGCTAGCTTACAACGAGTCGCAATTAGTTATGTATTAGCGGCAATTGTTGGCATTGGCTTAGGCATTTTGATCGGCACAAGTAAATTAATGTCCAAAGCGCTAGACCCGATTTTTCAACTCTTACGAACAGTACCACCGCTAGCATGGGTTCCCATTTCCCTCGCCGCATTACGCCAAAACGAACCCGCAGCATTATTCGTAATCTTCATCACCGCAATATGGCCTATCTTAATCAACACAGCGGTAGGCGTGAAACAGATTCCCCAAGACTACAACAACGTTGCCAAAGTACTGCAACTCACCCGCAAAGAATATTTCTTCAACATTCTCATTCCCGCAGCGTTACCCTACATTTTCACAGGTTTACGAATCGCGATCGGCTTAGCTTGGCTAGCAATTATCGCCGCAGAAATCGTTATGTCCGGTATCGTCGGCATCGGCTTCTTCATTTGGGAAGCATACCAAAACAATAACGTTAGTGAAGTGATTTTAGCCCTCGTTTACATCGGTATTGTTGGCTTACTCCTCGACAAATTAATGGCATGGATTGAAACCCTAATCGTACCCCAAGGACAAAAAACTTAA